GACAGCATGACAGAAAGAAACCACTTCGCAACATAAGTAAGGATACCTTCAAGAAAATCAAGGAACCTTAAGCTTGCTTTGTAGTTTTTCAGGAAGTCTTTAGGTTTCCCAGGAGAACAGGCCCCAGGTTTTCCCTTCATGATTGCAGAATGCACTTCTTTGAGTATTGAATTGGCCAGAAAATCAAAAATGTGGAGTCCAGAGTTTGCTGCAAATCAAACAAGAAATGATGAGATGTGCATCAATAATGAGATGCAAAATTTAAGCTTCAACCTATCAAGAAACCATGAATTCTTTTAACAGAATTTATGATTACCTGATGAAGATATTTCCAAAATAAATTTGCAATCTTTTTCTACACATTGCATTATCCGCTGATAATCATCCTCCAGGTCATCAGAAGCTACCCCAGAAACCGCTTTTGCATAGTTTAGAGGCATAATATTCTGAATCAATGGGGACACCACTGTTGAACGGAAAAGCTCTTCAGCCGATGATGTGTTGTCAATAGCAGCGTAAGCACGCAAGCAGTTGTATATTACTTTTGCATCACGATGTTCTAGACCAATCACAAAGCAACGCTCCAAGCTAACATCAAGTAGTTTTGTAGCACCTTGGACCCTCTTCTCCATGTTCTCAATAAAAGGAAGGTTCTGTACTGCCATGATGTTACAGAATAAGAATCATTTCACTAAGATACATACGATGCATCCAGTCAGCAATAATACGAACGGTACCTACGAAACCAGGTTGATACTTTGGAATCTTGACAGAAggattctagaaaaaaaaaacttcaaaagGAAAATCCAAACTACGAAATACACTCGCTATTTAACTACTGATGCATATATTATGTTGCACTGTTGTTGTGGTGTGGTGATATATGGCCCTTTCAATGGTGGCACGAGAACAACAAGCCTTTTGTGAGAACTGGCTGCATTCATGGTGTATTGCAACTATTCCTAGTTGTTCTGTTCAGCAATGTAAATAAACATGGAAAACCTGTTTGCAGATTAGAATTCTGCCTAAGAACTAGCTGTATCAATTTGCACAAACCTGCGCATGGCTGATGTAGAATTTGAGCCGGTTCATCTCGCTAGCGATTCTTTCTACGAGAATGCTTTGTGTTTCTCTGACATCTGTCCTGGCCTCCACATTAGATGGCGTAACATCATTGCCTGAGTAACCCTTATCGACCGAAACAACCTCAGCATTTGATGAATCAGATGGTGCGGTTGGTAGTTCCTTGATCAGTTTCTCAACCTGAATAATAATAACAAAACGAACCTTGAGATTTCAGGAAGAACGTGAAATGGGCTAAAGCTCAACCTATCAGACTTGCTTTAGCTGCAACCTAGATAGAATAATCCTGGATGGCAAACAGTCAACAAGGCATAGCAGGCTGCATTACAATATGTTGGGGCATGCAAATGACATACAGATCATTCCTACCAAGTGATGGAAATTCAGTCAGGAATGACATAGATCATCATCTGTAAGCAGTGATTAGGATTATAGTCGACAAATGGTTTATCTAGTTAAGCGTTTGGATCAAGCAGCTAGTCAGCAAGTGGTTTATCGGGTCGTGCAGTCGGATCCAGCAGTGCTAACGAGATGATTAGGTACATTGACGTCTACTAAGGCAGAAGCGGGTGTGGGGAATCATCGGACCTTGGAGACGACGTGCGAGGTGTCGAGCAGCAGCTCGAGGAGCTCAcgtgcggcggccgcggcggcgcgctgctCGAGCCCGGCGCGGagcgcggcgagcgcggcggaggcggcggcgcggaaggCGGCGACCTTGTCCCTGAGCTCCGCGAGCGGCGCGCGcatgcgggcggcggcggcgtcgacgccCTTGAGGCGCGCGCTGAGGCCGACGAAGTCTGCGTAGTCGCGGTTGATGAGGCCGACGAGCTCGGCGCGGAGCGCGGCCAGGTGGGCGCGCAGCTCGGCGGCGAGGCTCTCGAGGGGCACGTAGGAGCGGAGCTCGGTGACGTAGGCGTCCGGGTCGAAGCCCGCGCGCAGGAAGGCGTCCGGCCTGAACCACGGCGGGTGCGCCTCGATCGGCTCCCCGAACAGgtccgtcgccgccgcagccgcc
This is a stretch of genomic DNA from Brachypodium distachyon strain Bd21 chromosome 1, Brachypodium_distachyon_v3.0, whole genome shotgun sequence. It encodes these proteins:
- the LOC100828570 gene encoding conserved oligomeric Golgi complex subunit 2 yields the protein MADLAVASPPAAAAAATDLFGEPIEAHPPWFRPDAFLRAGFDPDAYVTELRSYVPLESLAAELRAHLAALRAELVGLINRDYADFVGLSARLKGVDAAAARMRAPLAELRDKVAAFRAAASAALAALRAGLEQRAAAAAARELLELLLDTSHVVSKVEKLIKELPTAPSDSSNAEVVSVDKGYSGNDVTPSNVEARTDVRETQSILVERIASEMNRLKFYISHAQNLPFIENMEKRVQGATKLLDVSLERCFVIGLEHRDAKVIYNCLRAYAAIDNTSSAEELFRSTVVSPLIQNIMPLNYAKAVSGVASDDLEDDYQRIMQCVEKDCKFILEISSSANSGLHIFDFLANSILKEVHSAIMKGKPGACSPGKPKDFLKNYKASLRFLDFLEGYCPSKSAVTKFRSEPAYTDFMRQWHVSVYFSLRFQEIAGGLDSALTTTISPVGMNENQTRQKKLLLKQSVKLLESLHSCWSDEVLVFSHSDKFLRLSLQLISRYTTWLSSGLAARKAADGSSSSPADAEWALSVPVEDFIYVMHDVNAVIGELSESGNFVGHVNQLLASCPIEVLTLVKQSILQAVEPLKEVLPGIMDVMIGVIVKRSNEDLKHLKGITATYRMTNKLPVRHSPYVSGILHPLKVFLEGDRVHYLSEDDKTKLRCGSTDKITAIYFDMVSEVVNVARKTESSLQRLRQGAQRRVGASTDASDNVISDTDKICMQLFLDIQEYARNLRLLGIDAREIESYRALWQCVAPKDKQDLIQF